ATGATTTAGAAGATTTAAAACTTCACCTAAAAGAAAAACGAATGGATCTGGAAAAAAAAGGAATTTCAAAAACCTTTTCTTCTGAAGATAGGGCCGCCAAACAAAAATTAGAAAATGAAATCCAAACAATTTCTATTCAAATTCGCGATATCGAAAGGAACCTTGTTGAGTTAGAAAAAAAATTGGATACCGGGAAAGCTGTTTTGGAGTCCAGAATCTTACCTGCGCAAAAAGAATGGGAACAAAACAAACGTGATTTAGAAACAAAAGAAAAAAAGAAAAATGAATTAGAAAAAAACTTCCAGGCTTTGGAAGTATTAGCAGATATTTTTTCTGAGATGCAATTGGAAAGTACAGATAAAATGTCCTCACTTGTGAAATCATTACAAACAAGAATGGATGCACTAAAAGGATCTCTTCCCACAAAACAAATCCAATGGAATGGATTCTCCGATGAAATTCAAATCACCACAGATTCTTCTAATTCTAGCCAAGGATTTACAAATTTATCCACAGGGACCAAGGAACAAATTTCTTATGTTCTTCGTTTGGAATATGCGTTTCGCATCGGGAAACAGTTCAATTTGCCTTATCTTCTGTTGGATGAACCTTTTCGGCACATGGATGTTAGTCGGAGAGATGTGGCGCTTGCATACACTTTGCAATGTATAACCAATGCAGAAGAAGATTGGAAAGTTGTATTTTTTAGTTTTGATGAGGATTTGGTTTCAAAGATCAATGTTTTGGCAAAGGAAAATAACCTCCCTTGCCAAATTCATGAATTGACTAAACGAGTTTCTTAGCTTCGGCAAGAACAGTATCGTAATTTGGTTCGCTACCAATTTCCGGCACAAGTTCCGTATAACGGATGATATCGTCTTTATCCACAACAAATACGGCTCGTGCAGAAAGGCCAGCAAGTGGGCCACCAGCGATATGGGTTCCATAATTTTTGGAAAAAGAAAAATCTTTGAACTGAGAACCAGTGATTAAGTTTTTAGAATCGATTCCTTCCGTAGAACAAAATCGTTTCATTGCAAACGGTAAGTCACCGGAGATGATAAGAGTCGTGATTCCATCTTCTTTGGCTGCTCTTTCGTTAAACTTTTTGGTTTCAAGGGCACAGACGGCTGTATCTAAACTGGGAACCGCCACAAGGATTTTTACCTTTCCTGCTAGATCTTTTAGAGTCAAATCACCTAAATCTTGTTTGGCGACTCGGAAGTCGGGAGCTTTGTCCCCCGGTTTGGGAAGGTTTCCTTCGAGAGGAACGGGATTTCCTTTGAGTGTTACTTGTGCCATGCTGATCTCCTTTATATTTAGACTAATTCTAGTCTTTCATTGAGTGAATTCTTCGGGAAGGATTTTTTCCATCCAAAGCAAAGATTCTGAAAGTTCTCCTTTTCGGATGGTTTCACTTAAATGACGGACCCGATCCAAAAGCCAAGAAGGAGAAAGATCAGTGATGTCTTGAAACGCATTCAATTCTTCCCGATTTAAGGATCCATCAAATGTGGAACAAAGGGCAAAGATTGCGATCGGCCAATTCCTTTCTTCCTTTGTCAGTTTTGGGAATAAATGTACAAACTCGGTCCAGTCATCTAAGTTGGTCAGTTTGTCTTGATTTGGTAAAAGCCGTATCAATCCAAAGAGCAAATATTCAAAGTTAGGGTGAAAGGTTTTTGTGAATACAATGGAAATTGCCACTGCACGTAGCGTGGTTTCAATGAATACTTCGGAACCTTGTTTCGATTTGATTTTGAGTAACATCGCATCCGACAATTTCCGTGTAATGATGCGTTTGCGTAACTCAACTAAAATCAAATAAGTTGTGACACTGTCCCAGATTCCAGTAATTGGCCCGGAGACGTATTCAATTAAAAAACGAAGTCCCGTTCTTCCTAAAAATACCTTTAATAGAAGTTTGGCGAAGATGTTGGAAAGAAAAACTTTGCTTTTGTATAAAACAGTCCTAAAGAATAGGGCGCGTTCATTTAGATGTTTGTAAGGATCAATTCCATACAATCGAATTCTTGGATCGGGAATTTCTAAAACCAACCTAGCCATCATTCCAGGAATGGGTGTGATGAGTTCCGGTTCTTCGGCCAGTTCAATGTCTGCATACTGTGCCATCCGATAGGAAAGATAAAATCCCAATCGAAAGAGGAGATAAAACTCAACGAGAGTGACTAGAGCCAAAAGAAAAACAAACTCTGTAAGCGTGATGATTGAATGAGTTTCCAAAGGCCAAAACACAAGTGGAGGAAGGTAAGTGGAGAGGAAAACGAAGAAAATCGATGGCAAAAATCCTATCCAAAAGCATAGAAAAACTCCCCAAAGCAAAAGAATTTTGGATTGGGAGGCAAAACTTTTGTCGGAATTTTCGGGTTTTTTCGCATGGGAATGGATCGAAATGAGAACTCGGCGTCCCCATTGTTCTAAAAATCCCGGTTTGTAACGTTCTGTACTCATTTTTTTTGCAACCAGAATCCTGGTTTGGGACTCCCACTCCATGAAACAGGAATTCTCTATGACGACACAAGCTGAAATCAAAACCAAAGCTCCCATTGATTGGGTGACTATGATCTTTTTACTAACCTATCCACTAGTAGGGATTTTCGGAACTCTCTACTTGTATCTTTATGATTCCGTTCACATTGGAACTTGGGCTCTGTTTGTATTTTATTTTTTTGCGACAGGAATGGGAATCACTGTAGGTTACCATAGACTTTTCTCTCACAAAGCTTATGATGCAAAAACACCCGTTAAACTTTGGTTACTTCTTTTTGGAGCGGCGGCTTTTCAATCCACTGCTTTGGAATGGAGCGAAGACCACCGTATCCACCATCGTTTTGTAGATACTGACAAAGATCCTTATTCGATCAAAAAAGGGTTTTGGTTTGCTCACATTGGTTGGTTATTTCGCAAACGTAAATATGTCCAACAAGGTGTTCAGGATTTGGTAAATGACCCGCTGGTTCTTTGGCAACATAAACATTTTTATTCCATTTCTATCTTTATGTGTTTTATCCTTCCTGGTCTTATCACAATGATTTGGGGATCGTTTTTAGAAGGATTTTTTGTCGCTGGTTTCCTTCGACTTTTTGTAGTTCATCAGTTTACTTTTTTTATCAACAGTGCATGTCATGTTTGGGGAGAACGAACTTTTTCTAAAGAACAAACAGCAAGAGATAATTGGATCATCGCCTTTTTTACGTTTGGTGAAGGTTTTCATAATTTTCACCATGAGTTTCAGTCAGATTATCGAAATGGGATTCGTTGGTTTGATTATGATCCATCCAAATGGATGATTAAAGGTTTGTCTTTTTTGGGTCTTACGTATAACTTAAAAAAAGTTTCTGAAGAAAAAATCCTTCAGAAGACAATGTATTTAAAAGAAAAAGAAACTTTGAACCAATTTACGAATTTGGAAGAATCAAAACTCCGTCATTGGGAAGAGCAACTAACCAACCTTAGGGAAACTGCTATCAAAGAATTCCAAAATTGGAAACAGGCAAAACAATCTTCCAACGAAAAAGAAGTGGGAATTCTCCGCAAAAAATTTGAACAAACAAAAGAAAGTTGGGAAAAACTTCTAAACCAACCGGGAAAACCAATTTTTTCTTAACCACGAATTTCCCGAAAGATTTCTTTCGGGATACTCGGAACATCTCCAGGACCAACTAACGGTAAATAAACCATAAACCTTGTTTTTCCTGGAGAAGATTCCACTTCAATCCTTCCTTTGTGTTTTTCGATAATTCCTTTGACAATTCCAAGTCCAAGCCCTGTTCCTTCGCCTTGGTCTTTGGTTGTAAAAAATGGATCCCAAATTTTATCTTTGATTTCGATTGGAATTCCCGAACCGTTGTCTTCGAAACTAATCAATACATAATCTTCCCCCACCATTTTAGAAGAAATGATGAGTTTGGGATGTTCTATTTTTTTCATCGCATGGATGGCATTGGTGATTAGGTTTGTCCAAACTTGGTTTAGTTCATCAATATTACACCTTACAGGAGGGATACTTCCATAGGCCCTTTCAATTTCCACTCCGTGTTTGATTTGGTTTTGCATGATCACAAGAGTGTTTTCTAATCCTTCGTGAAGGTCAGATTCCGCATAAGATGCTTGCCCAAGGTGAGAGTAATACTTGAGTGCTTTGACAATCCTAACTATATTACGAATTGCATATTTGATGTTTTTGATATTTCTTTGCAGGCTCAAAGTATTCTTTAACATCTCAAAAGTTTCTTTCCCGCCGGCCTTCCAAATACGGATGAGTTCTTCTTGCATATGCAAAAGATGATGGTCAATGATAAAGGTTGCTAGATCCGTTGCATCATTTTCAGGGATTCCATCTTGGATAAATCGAAACTTGGTTTCTTTTTTGAGTTTGAATTTGTCTTTAGGATCGATCTTTGAGGCTGGATCCTCTTTCACAAAACTAAATAAAATGTCCAAATAGATAGAACGAAAATCAGGATTCTGAATCAGTTGAGAGATGTCACCCAAATGCGATAATACATAAACTAAATTTGCATCCAAGTTGTCCGCTGAACCATTGATCACAGCAGCAGGTGTGTTGATTTCGTGGGCGATACCTGCCACCATCACACCAAGAGAAGCCATCTTTTCTGATTGTACCAAGTGGGCTTGGGTTTCTTCTAATTCTTTCGTTCTTTCTCTTACCTTTGCTTCCAAAGTTTCAGTTAAGTTTAGTAACTGTTGGTAGATCATGGAATTGGACAAAGACATCAGGGAAACAGAAAGAATTTCTAAAATGATTTCGATTTCTTCTATATCATAAATTTTTCCTTCTTTGTGTTTTCCCAGTAAGATAAAACCTACAAGACTTGATTTGATGGAAAGAGTGGCAACTAACTCTGATTTGGTTTCAGTAAAAAAGTTTAATGCTTGTTTGGCAATTTTTTCATGATTGGGAGAAGCAAACTGGATGAAATTTTCTTTGATATGGATTCCTTCGCGTTCGGAAAGCCAAAGTAAAAAAGGATTGAATACAGGAAGAGAAGGTAAATTAGAAAACTTTTGGTCGAGTGATTCTAAAAAAGGTCTGGGTCGGAATTGGCCTTCTCTTTCATCCCAAGTATAAACTTGGACAAACTCCGCAGGGATTTTGGAGGCAAGGAACTGGCTGATGGTTTGGCTGATTTGGTCTGGGTCGTTGAAGGAAATGAGTTCTTCTTTGAATTTTTCTAAGGCAAATAGGTTTTGGACAAGTTCATCTCGTTTTTTGGGTTTCTCCATACCTTGTGGCAATGGTTTTTTTCGTAAAAAGAACAAAACCATAAGGGTGATAAGTCCCAAAAGAGTCGCAAATAGAGAGTAAATTTTTGTGGAATCTACACTGCTTAAAGCATAAGCAAATCCAAACCAACCAAAAGCAGAAAGGATTATGATTCCGAAGGGAAAGAAAACTTGTGTTTGCATGTCATCTGTATAGAATGTAAGAACTAGATTATTTTGGTGCAGATTCTACTTGGGTAAAGAACTATTTACAATCGCTCGTATCTTCGGAGCTTATTATGAAATTTATTCAGAAGAAACTAGCTATGCCCTCGCCGTTCTCAAGGGTAAGTTGCGATTAAAGAACTCAAACGAAAGGCATCCCTTTGTTGTGGGGGACTTGGTTTTGGCAGAAAAATCTTCTGGGGAAGAGTGGGTCATTTCGGAACGAATGGAACGAAAGAACTACCTTTCCAGAAAAAGTGACCGTGGCGACAGTCATGTGTTATGTGCCAACTTGGACCAAGTGGCGATCCTTGCTTCTTGTAAAGACCCAGAAACCAAACCGGGATTTATTGATCGATTGCTTGCCGCTTCTTACCAAACAGAAATTCCCCCACTGATCATTTTTACAAAAAAAGATTTAATTTCGGATGAAGAAATTGAAGAGAGGGAAGTTTACTATAAAGAGTTAGGTTACGAGGTACTCAGTGTGTCTCTTCTTTCGGAGGAATCCATCCAACCTTTGTGGGAACGGATTCGTGGGAAACGCACCTTCCTTTGCGGGAATTCAGGAGTGGGCAAATCAACTCTTATGAACCACCTCCATAAAAAGACAGTGCAGAGGACCAACTTCGTCAGTGGGTCCACCAAAAAAGGAAAACATACCACTACCAATTCTTTTGCTCTGTTTTTGGAAGAAAACACGGTCCTCATCGACTCCCCTGGGGTCAAAGAATGGGGGATTTTACACCTGACACCTGTTGAGCTTTGGGAAAGTTTTCCCGAATTACGCAAGATTAAAGAAACTTGTCAGGAAATTTATTGCTGTGAACTGGGTTCTGAGTGTCCAATGCGAAAACACGTAAATGAAGCCATGGATGAAACTAGAAAAAAAAGCTTAGAATCCATGATCGAGAGCCTAGAAAACCCGCATCGTGTGACAAGGCGGGACCATTGGACAAAAGCTGTCACAAAAAGGTATTAGGGAAAAGAGTTGCCAAGCACTCAGTTGTTATCTATTCTTAGAAGAAGATTTCCGGAGGAAGGAATATGAAACGTGCAATGATCAATCGGTTGTCGGCATTAGGATTTGTGGCGGTTTTTGCCATAGTTTTAACTGCTTGCCAAAAAGATTCTAAGGAATCTGTAACAAATGTTACAGAGAAGTCTGGACAAGAAAGTAATGTTGTTGTTGCCTTTGTAAAAGGTGATGTGGTTGTGATCCGCGAGAGTGGACAAGTAAAACCAAACTTAGGTGATGTTTTAACTTCCAAAGATACCATTGTAACTGGTCAAAACGGTTCTGTGGAAATCCTTGTAGGCGAAGACGGAGTACTTAAGTTAAACAAAAACACATCTCTTAGCGTAAGCCAAGCGTTTGCAGCAAACGATGGATCTCGTGAAACAGAAGTTAATATGCAATACGGAAAACTTGTAACAGTTTTACGCAAAGAAAGAAAAACAGAATCTTTCAGCATCGTAACTCCTACTTCGATTGCGGGTGTTCGTGGAACTATCTTTCTTACCAATGTTGAAAATCCATCTGCCAAAGGTGGGAACGTAGCTTGCGGATCTGGAAACTGTGTTGTTAAATATACAGTTCTTGATGGAGCAGTTGCCATTCGCAAATCCAATTCAGAAAATGAAATCGTAGTCGACAAACAGAAAGTAGCTGAAGTCGGAAATGACACTAAACTTTCTGATAAAATGATCAAACCAATGGACAAACAATCTTTATCTGAGATGAAAGAAATGTTGGCTTTTGAAAACACTAAGATGTTACAGTTTGAGTCTCTTGCAAACGAACTCCGAACAAACAACGAAGAACTTCAAAAATTAAACATTGGATCTTCTGCAGAAGAGTTGGAGAAAGCAGCAAGAACGCGTGAGATTACAAAATCAAAATCTGATGAAGTAATCAAAACGGCTAAGTCCATCGAAGATTCAAAATACATCAAAAAAGATGTTCAAAAAGATTCACTAAAATTAGCTCCCAAAGAGAGTTTTGATAAGACGAAATGAGATATGTTTATTTACCGGTCCTTTGTTTTTTAGTCGGTTATTGTTCTTCGGTCACAAAGATCGAAACACTGAATCGAAGTTTTACAAAACCTAAGTTCGTAA
The window above is part of the Leptospira mtsangambouensis genome. Proteins encoded here:
- the tpx gene encoding thiol peroxidase, encoding MAQVTLKGNPVPLEGNLPKPGDKAPDFRVAKQDLGDLTLKDLAGKVKILVAVPSLDTAVCALETKKFNERAAKEDGITTLIISGDLPFAMKRFCSTEGIDSKNLITGSQFKDFSFSKNYGTHIAGGPLAGLSARAVFVVDKDDIIRYTELVPEIGSEPNYDTVLAEAKKLV
- the rsgA gene encoding ribosome small subunit-dependent GTPase A translates to MGKELFTIARIFGAYYEIYSEETSYALAVLKGKLRLKNSNERHPFVVGDLVLAEKSSGEEWVISERMERKNYLSRKSDRGDSHVLCANLDQVAILASCKDPETKPGFIDRLLAASYQTEIPPLIIFTKKDLISDEEIEEREVYYKELGYEVLSVSLLSEESIQPLWERIRGKRTFLCGNSGVGKSTLMNHLHKKTVQRTNFVSGSTKKGKHTTTNSFALFLEENTVLIDSPGVKEWGILHLTPVELWESFPELRKIKETCQEIYCCELGSECPMRKHVNEAMDETRKKSLESMIESLENPHRVTRRDHWTKAVTKRY
- a CDS encoding LBF_2804 family protein — translated: MSTERYKPGFLEQWGRRVLISIHSHAKKPENSDKSFASQSKILLLWGVFLCFWIGFLPSIFFVFLSTYLPPLVFWPLETHSIITLTEFVFLLALVTLVEFYLLFRLGFYLSYRMAQYADIELAEEPELITPIPGMMARLVLEIPDPRIRLYGIDPYKHLNERALFFRTVLYKSKVFLSNIFAKLLLKVFLGRTGLRFLIEYVSGPITGIWDSVTTYLILVELRKRIITRKLSDAMLLKIKSKQGSEVFIETTLRAVAISIVFTKTFHPNFEYLLFGLIRLLPNQDKLTNLDDWTEFVHLFPKLTKEERNWPIAIFALCSTFDGSLNREELNAFQDITDLSPSWLLDRVRHLSETIRKGELSESLLWMEKILPEEFTQ
- a CDS encoding acyl-CoA desaturase — translated: MTTQAEIKTKAPIDWVTMIFLLTYPLVGIFGTLYLYLYDSVHIGTWALFVFYFFATGMGITVGYHRLFSHKAYDAKTPVKLWLLLFGAAAFQSTALEWSEDHRIHHRFVDTDKDPYSIKKGFWFAHIGWLFRKRKYVQQGVQDLVNDPLVLWQHKHFYSISIFMCFILPGLITMIWGSFLEGFFVAGFLRLFVVHQFTFFINSACHVWGERTFSKEQTARDNWIIAFFTFGEGFHNFHHEFQSDYRNGIRWFDYDPSKWMIKGLSFLGLTYNLKKVSEEKILQKTMYLKEKETLNQFTNLEESKLRHWEEQLTNLRETAIKEFQNWKQAKQSSNEKEVGILRKKFEQTKESWEKLLNQPGKPIFS
- a CDS encoding FecR family protein; this translates as MKRAMINRLSALGFVAVFAIVLTACQKDSKESVTNVTEKSGQESNVVVAFVKGDVVVIRESGQVKPNLGDVLTSKDTIVTGQNGSVEILVGEDGVLKLNKNTSLSVSQAFAANDGSRETEVNMQYGKLVTVLRKERKTESFSIVTPTSIAGVRGTIFLTNVENPSAKGGNVACGSGNCVVKYTVLDGAVAIRKSNSENEIVVDKQKVAEVGNDTKLSDKMIKPMDKQSLSEMKEMLAFENTKMLQFESLANELRTNNEELQKLNIGSSAEELEKAARTREITKSKSDEVIKTAKSIEDSKYIKKDVQKDSLKLAPKESFDKTK
- a CDS encoding sensor histidine kinase produces the protein MQTQVFFPFGIIILSAFGWFGFAYALSSVDSTKIYSLFATLLGLITLMVLFFLRKKPLPQGMEKPKKRDELVQNLFALEKFKEELISFNDPDQISQTISQFLASKIPAEFVQVYTWDEREGQFRPRPFLESLDQKFSNLPSLPVFNPFLLWLSEREGIHIKENFIQFASPNHEKIAKQALNFFTETKSELVATLSIKSSLVGFILLGKHKEGKIYDIEEIEIILEILSVSLMSLSNSMIYQQLLNLTETLEAKVRERTKELEETQAHLVQSEKMASLGVMVAGIAHEINTPAAVINGSADNLDANLVYVLSHLGDISQLIQNPDFRSIYLDILFSFVKEDPASKIDPKDKFKLKKETKFRFIQDGIPENDATDLATFIIDHHLLHMQEELIRIWKAGGKETFEMLKNTLSLQRNIKNIKYAIRNIVRIVKALKYYSHLGQASYAESDLHEGLENTLVIMQNQIKHGVEIERAYGSIPPVRCNIDELNQVWTNLITNAIHAMKKIEHPKLIISSKMVGEDYVLISFEDNGSGIPIEIKDKIWDPFFTTKDQGEGTGLGLGIVKGIIEKHKGRIEVESSPGKTRFMVYLPLVGPGDVPSIPKEIFREIRG